The Triticum aestivum cultivar Chinese Spring chromosome 3A, IWGSC CS RefSeq v2.1, whole genome shotgun sequence genome includes a region encoding these proteins:
- the LOC123062210 gene encoding uncharacterized protein has product MQAEEDAEFVGARVEAGLRAARFSSPPSSEEFAASIEPKNVPAVFRGVLKGSAASPRWDPLHGGLDYLLEKVGPDVAVEAMMSSTGHVFYGDLRSHERVSIPFSTFMHSCKSYLGHLNAASDSSKDKGIGEEPTCSGEMCSAGLEISEQLYLAQVSILNTENKERCSLEVLKEDIQEPIFLKGKPFSSINFWMSRAHMRSSTHYDPHHNLLCVVAGCKKVTLWSPSASPFLYPMPVYGEASNHSGVSIEEPDYSSYTRAKYMKEYSERVVLNCGDALFIPEGWYHQVDSDDLTIAINFWWKSRIMTEMLEHMDAYYLRRILRRLVDTEMNKIVQKNFFRHAKENNGFQPTDKELRGSEQFNLHNEVKSHDTSDKKGARDTSDKKGAADTSGKKGAPLQSLEPSTLQALYELMSMVHDSVEAVDQNDIAESASQDTSSSQSNERKKTAADDSSLLEKDPVAKIILPVEPLELRSMLLAMVHTFPRTLEGLVLNILGPTGAEILTRKFDEMDQQTTTEEQTEFYKTFYSAFDDQYAAMDTLLNRKELFSFQVFQSVLDQYLRVHVDRPS; this is encoded by the exons ATGCAAGCCGAGGAAGACGCCGAGTTCGTGGGTGCGCGGGTGGAGGCCGGCCTCCGCGCCGCCCGCTTctcctcgccgccgtcgtcggAGGAGTTCGCGGCCTCCATCGAGCCCAAGAACGTCCCCGCC GTATTCCGCGGCGTGCTCAAGGGGTCAGCCGCCTCCCCTCGGTGGGATCCTCTCCATGGTGGCCTCGACTACTTGCTG GAGAAGGTGGGGCCTGATGTTGCGGTGGAAGCCATGATGTCGAGCACCGGGCACGTGTTCTACGGGGATCTCAGAAGTCATGAGAGg GTTTCTATCCCATTCTCCACATTCATGCATTCCTGCAAATCTTACCTGGGGCATCTGAATGCTGCTAGTGATTCGTCCAAAGATAAAGGTATTGGGGAGGAGCCAACTTGTTCAGGGGAAATGTGCTCAGCTGGCTTGGAGATTTCCGAGCAACTCTACTTAGCACAG GTGTCAATCCTCAACACTGAGAACAAAGAGAGATGCTCGTTAGAAGTTTTAAAAGAGGACATTCAGGAG CCTATATTTCTGAAAGGAAAACCATTTTCATCAATAAACTTCTGGATGAGTAGGGCTCACATGAGATCAAGTACCCATTATGATCCTCACCATAACCTTCTCTGCGTGGTGGCTGGATGCAAGAAAG TAACTTTGTGGTCTCCCTCCGCATCCCCATTTTTGTATCCAATGCCTGTATACGGGGAGGCCTCCAACCATAG CGGTGTCAGTATTGAGGAACCAGACTATTCAAGTTACACAAGAGCAAAATACATGAAGGAGTATTCTGAAAGGGTTGTCCTAAATTGTGGCGATGCTCTTTTCATACCAGAAGGATG GTATCACCAAGTAGACAGTGATGATTTGACCATAGCAATTAACTTTTGGTGGAAATCAAGAATAATGACTGAAATGTTAGAGCATATGGATGCCTACTATCTACGCCGAATTTTAAGGAG ATTGGTGGATACAGAGATG AACAAAATAGTGCAGAAAAATTTCTTCAGACATGCGAAAGAAAACAACGGTTTTCAGCCAACAGACAAAGAATTGAGAG GCTCTGAGCAATTCAATTTGCACAACGAGGTTAAAAGTCATGATACATCTGACAAGAAAGGTGCACGGGATACATCTGACAAGAAAGGCGCAGCTGATACATCTGGCAAGAAAGGTGCACCATTGCAATCTTTGGAACCCAGCACCCTACAAGCGCTTTATGAACTCATGTCAATGGTTCATGACAGTGTTGAAGCGGTTGACCAAAATGACATAGCAGAATCTGCATCTCAGGATACATCTTCCAGCCAAAGCAATGAAAGAAAGAAGACTGCTGCAGATGATTCATCTCTCTTGGAGAAAGACCCCGTTGCAAAAATCATTTTGCCAGTTGAACCACTCGAGTTGCGGAGTATGCTACTAGCAATGGTG CATACTTTCCCAAGGACATTAGAAGGTTTAGTCCTCAACATACTTGGACCTACAGGAGCAGAGATACTGACTAGGAAGTTTGACGAGATGGATCAACAAACCACAACAGAAGAACA GACTGAGTTCTACAAGACATTCTACAGTGCATTTGATGACCAATATGCTGCAATGGACACACTTCTCAATAGGAAGGAACTGTTTTCTTTCCAG GTGTTCCAGAGTGTCCTTGACCAATATCTTAGGGTGCATGTTGATCGGCCTAGCTAA